agtattttcattttctcctatttgcctattgtatgttttacttctctattttcatgtagctttagttactttgcatattcatattaattatacaaaatattatgaataatctatgatgtattaaagtggataaagatgaaactttattaatccagtggtgaaattcacaagctacctgccaagttaAACTTATTTgttgaaagtaactcaaaagtaatgaaaacgtagtgtaaagcattacaattcagagacagtaatagtgtaatataactaattactctcaaatgacagtaactagtaatctataatgtattacattttggaagtaacttgcccaacactggcgATAATGTGCAAATACTATTTCTGAAATGAATTGTTCTTTGAGAACATGCTGCCCTGTGCATGCTCTGTCCTGATCGTCTTCATTTCTTCTGGGTGTCTTCTTACTGTCAAACACTGTTTTCCCTCTGCCAAGccaattacagaaaaaaaagtaaagcttGTCATTCACAGTCATATCATGTTTGAGCCTGCCGCTGTGCAGGCAGAGACACAAAAAATGCTTGTGGACCTGAGGTGTTGCAAAACAGTTTATTAAAGTAAGCCAGCGTGAGACAAATGCTTCCCATTGGACATCCCTGAGACAGTCATTATCAcattgtcaaaatgtcttccaaGACATTAGCATCCGTCTGCATCGTAACAAATGAACAAGTTTTTACCATTTATAGGTATGAACATGtatacacaataaaaaaaaagtttagttcAACACAAACAATTGTGTATTTCACGTTCTCAATTTATTTGAGTTTTAAAGTGTGAACATAGCATAATCAgccattttacattttatactgAAAATGACATAACACAAAACCCATGACCTTAACACGGTGactagttaaaaaaaaccttttgtccaacataaaaacatttcctGTAGTTCATTCAAGAGCAACAATCCAATGGCATAAACATAAGAGCTGTGTAAAGGCAGATTGAGCTTGTTTAGATCAAGCTGGATCACAAGAAACCAAAGTGCAAATGAGCAGAAACTAATGTTTAGGTTTTTGTTAAGATCACCCCCACTTTTTATCTTATTGCTTAAAAGTGCCTCTGCTTTAACATAATTACTAAATATAAGTCTTAGCTAGGCAAGCATCTATCTCTCCAAAGGTGTATAGTGCAAGAAAGCAGGTAATTCATGGTCAGCTGACTAGGAACAGTTCCAGTGAGTTATCTTCACCCATGTAATCACAACAATGCATTCCAACCcagactctaatggcgtttttccactacatggtacctgctcgactcagcTCGGCTTGGCTCGGCTCGACTCGGCTgtggtgccccgtcctcctttttccattgcagatttagtaccgcctgatgcgtgaggcgagcgtggctggtcgtcatagcgacgccgcaggaaactgccacgacctaacgcgacacacacagtaaacgttgaatgtgtgttgtttttgaaaaaaaacacagctggctaaactatttaaaaatggcgggttcgTTCAGGACTCCACCGTCtgtctccgaccaatcagtagtctgcaggtttccacgtcaccttttggtatggCCTCAGTTCGCTTGGAACCTCGgtggaggtgatactaaaaaaagtacctgttggcacaGGTTTTCATAATGGAataccaaaaaaggcgagtagagtcgagctgagtcgagcaggtaccacgtagtggaaaaacgccattaaaATACGTAGTGGATCAGCTGCTTGGGCTTTCTACTCTGGTTGTTGGTCTGCTGTTTAGGTGGTTTTGTCCTGTAGTATCGGCATGtgttatactgtactgtatactgcACCCTCATGATGTTGTGGGGTTTTCTCCCTGGCTGTTAgagaaacatttcaaaaaccTGAACAGCTGACACAATTGAACCATTTCTGAATTGTAATTGTCTGTAGGACAAGAAATGCATCTCAGTAAGTTTCACCCTGCCCTGATGGTGGAGGGACAAATCAGCAGAGGATGTTTTGTTATATTACCACAGAGGCACTTTACCTGAAATAACATACCTAACCCTTACCCTGACACCGCCAAGGGTTAAGCTTGTTGGTCTGTACAAATGTTTGTACCAATGCATCTGTTAGATGTTGCAATATTTAAAAGGATAAGGGAAAACTTTGACTTCATGGTGGCGCTAGTCAGGGGCGTCACCAAAGTTATTCTATATCATCCTCTCGGGTCCATAAATGTCAGTACAGAATTTCACgacaatacattacatacattacaagAGTCGTTAAGACAATTGACCCTGAAACAAATTAGTGGACCGACAGACTAACAATGCTGCAAGCATGGCAAACTAAACCTAACATCACAAAAATACCTTTGCCAAAACAAACagtggacagaaaaaaaacaccgtTTTCTAAATATATGGCAGCTATGTGTTTGGAAATGAAATTTTCCAGAAAACTGTGAATATaaacatataacatataaacacacaatatAAAATATTCTTAAATGCAAGATTGATGGGCTTGATAGTTTGTCTGGGTACATATGTTGGTGTCAAGTTGAAGCAGTAAACTGCAAATAAACTGACATGAACATGCGGGGTGTCTCTCATGAAAATACTTGAGAAGTTGCATTGCCATAAGCTGCATTAAACTGCATTTTATAAGTTTTTTTCCCACATCACAACTCAGTGGTTTTCTCCTGCACCACCACTTTGCGGTAGGTGGGGGTTCCGCTCACTTTAGTGGTAGAGGAACCCGCCACGCTGGTCTGAGGGCCAGCCGAAGTGCTGACCTTGCTGTAGAGGACTCTTTGAGAGCCAGAGATGTCACTTTTCTGGGACAGCCCTCCTGCCTCCTGGACCAGCTGACCTGCGCTGCTCGTTGGCCCCCCGACCAGCAGGACCCTCTGAGATCCAGAATGTCCTCCTGGCTGCTGCAGAGTGCCCCCCTGcatgaggaaggtctggctccCTCCGCCTTTCATTGACCCTGCAGGGACCATGCCCTCCATGACCATCATGGTCTGGGAGCCAGAGAGGTTGCCAGCATGGATCATGTTGGCACCGCTTCCCTGGACCCCGCTCCTCTCCACCAGCATCATGTGGGGGCCCTGGGCTTGTCCTCTGGTCATCATTGTCTGGTTCTGAAAAACCATGCCTTGGGCCGGACCAGTCTGGGTGCCGTTAAGCAGTACCATGCTCTGCATGTTGGTGGCTGGTGCCTCAGCCAGCAGCACTGTGTTCTGAACCTGTGGCTGGACTACGTAGTGCATTGGCTGCATCACAGGGGCGGTGGTGTAGTAGACAGGCTGCTGCGCCGGCTGCTGTAGCAGGAGCATCTGGCCTTGAGTTGCCATCCCTTCCTTCACTGTAGTCATCCCTTCCGTCACTGTAGTCTTCCCTTCCCTAACTGTGGCTGTGCTTTTCTTCACTGTCTCACTGACCACGGCCTTAGGGATGCGGGGCATCGGCTGGGGTGGAGGGGGCAGCTGTTGGGCAGTCATCAAACTTGATACTGAGGACTGAGTGTTGACGGAAGCACTGGGCCGAGGAGTGAATTCTTGTTTGACTTCAGTTGGGATCTTCTTTTCTCCGCACACCTCAGCCAGGGTCTTGAACTTTGGCCCGATGTCATCGAGGAAGTGCAAGTCGTTGTCAGACTCCAGGAGGCTGCAGCAGCCCACTGAGCCAGCCAGGGAGCCCTGGCCCTCGTAGTCATAAACTAAAAGACAGTCCTTTCCTCCAAGGTTGTCATTTCCACTGGCCACCttctgttgaaaaaaagtaaatcaTCCCCAAGGTTACCTTTTTTGTAGCAAATAGGTATTTTGTTATGGCAAAGATCCAAGACGACAAAACTCCCACTATGGGTGACAGAAAGTTAAGAGTAGAAATACTTTAATGACTCCTCACCTGAGTGTAGTACTGTGCCAGGAAGTGGTCTGGCAGAGCCATGCCGTCATACATTCCTCCACCTACTCCTGATTCTCTGCCCTCAAACTCAGAGTAGAAGCCACTGCCGCTCAGCTGGTTCATCATCCCCCATGCCCCTTCTCTTGGGCCACTTGCAAAACCTCCTTGACAACCGGGCCCATTCATCTCATTCATGGAAGTAACGGATCTCTGGAAATCCAGACCTGCCATGAGCGGCATTGCTGAAGTATTGTTAGTCATGCCCATATTCACGTTGACCATATTTCCATCCATTTGTGTTGGCATGTTCAGTAGCGGCACCTCCTATAAAAGGCCAGTGATCCAATGTTAGTACAGAGTCAACAGTTATTCTGCTGCCTAAATCACTTCATGCAGCTTTCAAGCAGACATCATCTCAATAGCAAGTGGTCAGTATGAATGACAGTATTCCTGTCCTCATCAGTGAAGCTGGTGTGTTGAAAAGGCAAATATGTTCATCTTACCGTGTTCTCTCCCTGGCCCTCAGTGCGGTAGTTAATGAGGTGTGATTTGGTGTCGAAAGGCATCTCAGTAAAGCCCCCTGGCAAGCCCCCAGCCCCCCCACATTGGCAGAAGAGCAGCAACAGAAGAAGTACTGCAAAATCAACAACAACAGTTTTAGTCTAACTTAGTCTTAAAGGCGGTGGTGTGGTCCTTTGGGCTCCTCCaaaacagaaagtgcagtttcaGTTTACCTTACAATACAGTGTGGTTATGCTTTCTTTTATCAAAGGAAACCCTGTGGTACTTTAATACAACCATTCTGGTGTAAGTTGTAtgtatgtggcatttttttGACTTCTCTTTCTCTGACTGTGTGCAAACTGGGGCTGTTAGAGACCGTGATTGAATTCATTTCCCCACCACAACTACTGGTTCATTGTGGTTGTTGAAGCATTTAAGAGGACCTGAACGTTCTCAATCAGCTTCTTCCTGTGAGTGATGGGATCCTACATAAACACAGCTATGTCATTTTTGAGTGTTAATAATACATAAAGATTTTTTGTTTCACTTCAATTGATGCTTATCTAGTCATGAATATGCAATATGATGAAAAATACTTCATATTTGAAGCTAAGTTTTCAGGGGCTCAAAATCTCTTGTCTGTAGGCAGTGTAGAGGGTTTGAATGCCCGGAGGAAGTCCCTTTATGTCACACCTGTGGAGTTACAGCTATGAACAACACAATATACCATATACTATACATAGCCTTATTGAGGTATGGAGACCTCTTTGGCTTTTATCAGCACACATAAAAGCGTATATGTAGATACTCACACATCAGTGATAAGCTGATATCAGCCAGTCAGGCTCAAGTCCTTAATGTTGAGTCCTGTATTGAGACCACTTCTCTGACATCCCAGGCTTTGTCTTCATGTTCTGCCCATTCAGAGTCAGACCTTACTGTGTCCTGCATATCTAAAGTACTCAAATATCTTTTTTACTCTCTATATGGCAGCACTAACTATGTATGGGGTTGTGTATAGGATGTAGCAGTTTTCAACTGATGATATCCTATGTGTTCAGTGTGTTTAAAGGTTCCAGTCTTCATTTCGGTATTATTTCACACTTGAAAAGATGTGCGCACTGTCTTCGACCTAGTTTTGGTCttggttttgaatcatttactcTGGCCTTGTCTTTGGCCTAAACTGGACTACGTCTAAACTCGACCTGTCTTGGAATTGTCATGAGCACAGCAAAGGTGTAAAGTGTCTGATCCCACTTCATCAGAATGAGCAACACATCATACTTACGTAGTAACACCAGCAGACCCAGGAACAGCAGTCCGATGCCTGCAGGTCCGAACTCTGATCCTTTGCTGATGCTTCGTTTTCCACACACCATCCCGTCCCCACAGGTACAGACTTGGACCGTCACTTTCTGTGGGTCTGGACAGGCCTCTCCCTGCTTGTCCCTCACCACAAATTTCACCTCGTAGAATCCAGGCCACATGGACTCCTGGGCAGTCAGGGAAGCTGCAGTGTCTGCGACATGAAAAGTGTACTTAGTCAATCATCTTTACTCTGCAGTTGACTACAAATTGAAATTTCAAAACAAGGTTCCAGACATTCTGGTAATACTGGTctaagaaaaacaaagaaacaaatccATACAGAgccatttttaatttattaatttatttctaTATCTGTATCTATCTTTTACAAAACTTTTATGTAATTGGCAGTATTCCTCTCACCATTTAATTGATTCACCTGCCATTTGCCCTGAGTGCCCTCTGGGATAATGACAAAGTCAAAAGGAGGTCCGTTTGGGTAGGAATCTTTATCTTCAGCGTTCACAATGACAGAATCATCCGTGGTGCACATAGTGTGGATGTTAGTGGTCAGGATGGGGCAGTTGTCATTAACATCTCCCACCTGGATGGCTATTGTACCGGTGGCTGTTTTAGCAGGCATGTCTGTGGTGGAAAAAGAGAAATCAAAACAGATGGCTCAGCATTCCCTTTGTTTCTAATTCTAGTCTTCAGAGACCGAGTGTAGCTGTGGATGTTCATGGTCCCCCAGAGGATCCATCCTAATCCTACGCATATCTAGTAGCTGGCTAAACTCTTCCATACAAATATAAACACTGCACAAACTTCATAATTTAATGGGATTGTTGTGAAAACCGTCATCTATGCTCCTGAATGATAATATTTAATGATTTTAATGACTCTATGGCATTTTCTCTCGAGCCATCCTCAGAGCAAACGTTAGATTTTAGCTCGGCTAGAAGATTAGCAACAACTGGCAGTGTTTTTGTTTCATCTATCACGTTCATCTTGTTCATACTGGAGCCGGTAGAAGTCAATAGCAGAGTTTGAGAGTAGAGCTTGATGCTTGATGTTTCCTACCTTCCACAGCTACTTTTCACCAAAGAAGAgctgaagagctcatagtagcCTATTGATCCCACTAGAACACTGCGCTGCCAGATTGAAGAATTACTCACTAAATTCAAttgctcttggggggggggggtggtttagacctactctatctgtaaggTGTCATGAGATAATTTCTgctgtgatttgacactataaataaaattgaattgaattaagaaTACTAGTATTACATGTAAAACATCTGGAACATAGCGCCGTAGAGCATACCTTCTGTAATGCAGACTATTTCTGCAGTATATGTCCCATTGACCAGGTGTGGAGATTCTCTATCAGGCTTCTTGTTCAGTTTGATCTCAGCTGTCAAAGGGTCGATGACTAGCCAGTTGTCAGGGTCTAAGCCCTTGGCATACCTACAGTAGAAGGAGACGGTATCGGTTATTATCGCTGAGTGTAGAATTAGCTGTAGTTTTAACTGCAGAGACTTTCATCTTTGTGTTGTATTATTGCGAACATGTAAAAAAgataaaagcaaaataaaataacaataaaattaaaatgaagtACATCTATACACAAACTCAATGAATGCAttctcaaaaacacaaattcaGTTTTACATGTTCCCAATACCTTTTCCGCTACTATTCATGAcatcatatacatatatactagaGCTGTACAATATATCGtctttttttaatcgttttgcAATATGAACTTGCGCAATATACACATTgcaaaaggctgcaacatatcgcaATAGACACTCAGAGactttttgtgttagttgaaagaaaatatctttACAGACGGTCGAGCATTGGATCACTGGAATACAAAACAGAGCCCAACGTAGGAGGTATGAGTAGCGCTACACTTTAATGGCCAGTGCACACATAACTAGGCATAAGCCAAATGCATTGGTTGCTGACGAAGATGGACAATAGACACATAGTTTGTTTACGGTGAACTTTTGATTCACTGACTGTCACAGAGATGCATGACTCAGTGTCAGATACTATTACCGGGACCGGTGTGCATAAAGTTACCGCTGGTAAACCTACAGTAGTACTGTGAGTAGCGCGTTGAAGCACAAACTGAAAAACAGGTAACGTTAGTTAAGCTCACTGCAGAAGCACATGCTGATAAATTGGACAGGTTGCAAAATGCTAGAAAGACTAAGCTACACAAAGCACGCCTCTTAATAAAATCAATACAAGGGTTAATATTAAAGGGTGATCTATAACTGTATTTTTATTAGGCTAATGACTGAATGACATCATCAGTGACTAGTCGACGTCGACTTGACTTTCATCACATCAGAGTCGACTTTAAAAAATCTGAACTCATGCAAACCCTAGTATGCACACAAGCCAACATATGCAATTAATTAACAATTATCCAAATTATTTGTAGTAAGTGTATATCACACTGTGCCCgtaaaaatgtgaacatgtttGTGCATGCACTGACCTGACTTTCTCAGCTGGTTTCCCAGTGTCTCCATCTATTGCCTGGTACTGGCCGATGACATCATTCATGTTGAAGGAGGTGCCTCCTTCTGACACGGGAATCTTTTTGATCTTTGGGTCAAAAGCTGGCCCCTCGGGCTGGTTCATCACATTGATTTTGATTGGATAGGTTTTAAATGTGGTCCCACCTTGCCATGATGATCCTCCAGACCCACCTCCCCCACTTGTTCCACCTCCCCCACTTGTTCCACCTCCCCCACTTGCTCCACTTGCCCCACTTGCTCCACTTGCCCCACCTGCTCCACCTCCCCCACCTGCTCCCCCTCCCCCACCTGCCCCACCTCCTCCCCCTGCCCCACCTCCTCCCCCTGCcccacctcctccacctcctccccctCCGAAACCTATACCAGCTGCAGAACCTCCCGCAGATCCATCAAACATCGGAGCCTTGTTCTTCACAATTATGCCTAAGTTAAGGTCCTTCACATCTTCATAGTTCACAGCCTGTGAAAtggcacacacaagcacaacaAGCACAAAATACCATTAATACAGATGTTAACATAGTATCAATACACACTCTCTAAATTGAGTAAAATGAATGACAGGAGCATGTGCTGAGGTTAGCACAACACGCTGATAGGCATCAAAGTATGCGAGCACAAATGAAGCACTGGAGCTGGAAGACCCAGCTCCGTGTGTGGCGCTGTTGCTCCACTGTTGCaataaatttataaaaaatttaaaaaaaacaggcaaaaaCACATTGGACGGTATCGCCTAAATGTGTCGAATGCAATAAAACAATTACTGAAGCAATTTGCATTTACATTGGCATATAGCCAAGGTGGATGGGTGCAAggttcttatttttttatttaaaaaaaaagttttccaaAGAGGACAGAATGTTCCCTCAGTCCCCAGCAGAAGGATTGGGTCTGTCTTTGACTCCTGAACTACTTTCTGTTGAAAACAGTGGCGGTTTTTGGCACGGACGCCCCGACCCCGGGGCGGCATTTTATCATGAGTCATGGGGGGGCGCAACGagcacttgaaaaaaaaaaaaatcttctgctcCGCGAAGCAGTTttctattatctatcatttcactgtgtggggaattggcagaTTGGCGCTCACTGCAGATGCAGGCGTCCTGCTTGCACccccctactttcacaatgaaatggactagtccgTAACGGGGCGGGGCCCGGCGCGAACAGGAGAACTctgaagtacacagagacggagcaaGGCAAGTCTAAACATTTCTTTTATTACAATGGTCTAAACGCGAAAATCAAACAAAGTTACCCAAGcggctcaaataaaagaaaaagcgAAAAGACATGTTGTCGGCAGTAGCAGGACCTTCATCAGCTTCcgtggctgatgatagtgg
This sequence is a window from Sander lucioperca isolate FBNREF2018 chromosome 11, SLUC_FBN_1.2, whole genome shotgun sequence. Protein-coding genes within it:
- the dsg2.1 gene encoding desmoglein-2.1; protein product: MTRVSPAALCVWLLFVLQAVAVVKAHWIPPPKPLRENVDYTKLEYVAKIHSDFDDGNGNIEYSLEGSGASNSPYHVFVVDRRSGNIRVTQVLDREFIDSYNLSGVARYKDGSLAEENVDIRFKVEDDNDKSPVFQDIQTGAVNECSSVGTSVMRVIATDDDEPGNVNSQITYYMIDQTPAHDMFKIDTDGTIRVKKSSLDREKTDKYVLTVRGQDLNGQPEGNIGTGTVTINILDVNDNVPTLEKTEYQGSIEENTKDVEVMRVKTQDLDLKYTDNWEAVFDIVQGNEAGYFSIKTDPVTNEGVLMLVKAVNYEDVKDLNLGIIVKNKAPMFDGSAGGSAAGIGFGGGGGGGGGAGGGGGAGGGGGAGGTSGGGGSGGSSWQGGTTFKTYPIKINVMNQPEGPAFDPKIKKIPVSEGGTSFNMNDVIGQYQAIDGDTGKPAEKVRYAKGLDPDNWLVIDPLTAEIKLNKKPDRESPHLVNGTYTAEIVCITEDMPAKTATGTIAIQVGDVNDNCPILTTNIHTMCTTDDSVIVNAEDKDSYPNGPPFDFVIIPEGTQGKWQVNQLNDTAASLTAQESMWPGFYEVKFVVRDKQGEACPDPQKVTVQVCTCGDGMVCGKRSISKGSEFGPAGIGLLFLGLLVLLLLLLLLLFCQCGGAGGLPGGFTEMPFDTKSHLINYRTEGQGENTEVPLLNMPTQMDGNMVNVNMGMTNNTSAMPLMAGLDFQRSVTSMNEMNGPGCQGGFASGPREGAWGMMNQLSGSGFYSEFEGRESGVGGGMYDGMALPDHFLAQYYTQKVASGNDNLGGKDCLLVYDYEGQGSLAGSVGCCSLLESDNDLHFLDDIGPKFKTLAEVCGEKKIPTEVKQEFTPRPSASVNTQSSVSSLMTAQQLPPPPQPMPRIPKAVVSETVKKSTATVREGKTTVTEGMTTVKEGMATQGQMLLLQQPAQQPVYYTTAPVMQPMHYVVQPQVQNTVLLAEAPATNMQSMVLLNGTQTGPAQGMVFQNQTMMTRGQAQGPHMMLVERSGVQGSGANMIHAGNLSGSQTMMVMEGMVPAGSMKGGGSQTFLMQGGTLQQPGGHSGSQRVLLVGGPTSSAGQLVQEAGGLSQKSDISGSQRVLYSKVSTSAGPQTSVAGSSTTKVSGTPTYRKVVVQEKTTEL